ACTCATAGCTTATAGGACTTCTGATCAAAGTTCTAATCTATTTGAAATCGCTAGTTAAAAACCTGAGTATATCGATATAACACACTGCAGCCCCGCAGTTTAATTGAATAGGAGAAGGCGACCGGATCCCTCCTCCCTGCTATTCAAGTCGACGGAAAGAATTCTTCATCCCCCTTCACGACTCATCCCGACCCTCACCAGGCCGTACCAGAGTCCAGTCGACGGACTGATTAAGAAGGAAGAAACCCCGGGCATTCCACGCGCCTGCGTTCCACGCTGCTCCAAGGAAACCcgcagaaaacatcttggtcgccacgcaagagcgatcgaagtaaggctgatatctgggcagaatttagttttacatgtatgttttaatctgtgtgataagttttgttaTTTGATTTCGTTTAAGATCTAAATGCAAACTGTAATTTCACAAGCTACCCGGTCTTTGACCGTTAATAATCTTGCTTAGTTCTTTTGCTAGTTAATTAGATAGGACTGTGCatgcactatctctctatctctttctctctctctctaactcccttttgcatcaccacacgaacatatacacgcacacattgcaatCTCAGTGTTGTCGAAGATCGTAGTATTTGAATTAAGGCCCAACCAGGATTTGTCCTTAAGGCAAAATCCTTTGTTCTAGGCATTCCATACTCGTGTACCTCCCCCCAACTAAAGTTGCGCCTAAGCAAACTAAAGTTTCCTGTCCCGGACCCGCAGCCGCATCCGGTGACTATTCTGAGACACGATTGACTTCGCGCACAGAGCATCCCtcacctgtgcgcttgcgcatagccttcctctcacttcccccatctctccattgagcGCGCGACCGCGTTTATTCGCAACTGCGCatccccacacacgcacccgctcacacacgcacgcatccgctcacacacacacacacacacacagacagagacgaggaagcAAACGCACCCTCCTCTGCCTTGCTGAAACAGAGTACCTCATTTcacaactccactttgtgccttgctcgttttgttactccagtgtattgtgattatacctgattttatattactgttaatcaccgtttattacttttaataaattgtttatattatacttaaacaattgtcttgcctgttattgttccaatattacactgaaagccattttccgccaatcaagtacttcaaatgccttcacttttctagttgtttcataaagtgttatagactgtgtagtgatattgtagtactttaGTATTGTGATGCCATACATAGATTGTAGCATAGTGATACAACTAGAACTTTCCAttgtttagtaatttaattataaaatattaaatactaaatttaatgattattaaattttatgagactgatttaattaacttaatgtaataaccccggtttcacctacacaGTGTATAAAGAGAATGAGGATAGTATCAGGAACCACTTTGGTTTGCCTAAGGCCGCGTTCACATTTGACttcttttttagaaaaaagcGCTGCCTTCAGCGCCTTTTGAGCGCCTTTTGGGCGCTTcagaattcatggataccatgtgacgtcactgtgtttaagcgccgccatatttgtgtccgacacagacacattacggtcacaacctatggtcacaacccacagaaagttcaaaacgttaggggatatgttgtgctgttgaatgcgccaacccagatatacaattgtattctattcctaaagatttagggaatgactgacctgttaagtgaaatgcagcacgttgatacaatcgtgaataattgctgtgtcttagcactctactgagcaagctagagtgctaatagctagcgagctgtttagccctttagctagggctttagctacaactcgttagcccatattggcactcttgcctgctcaggagagtttctgtactcttgaaatctccggtttatggggatggattatgtacaagatatatgtaaatgtcgggaaaagaaagttggggcagatgctttgcaaaaacacagaggaattgctaatcactaacggctagtagcatgctaacattagctaggtagctcagacacctcgcaaatcctcttacacgtagttttcagttacaataatgtggtttttatattgtacggtgtctatttctcggtaactttctaaaaatctaagcaaaaaaaagtcaaactaaAAACttctaggtacaaatacgatgaactacggagtttggtccgccatttttttttaactaaggcagtaggttactagggaaggtacgctggtacctactctcctcgtcctgattggtcagctgtcaaaaaggcgcttgacgtcacccagcgcttttctgaaaagttgcGAAAATTGAACTCAAAAAGGCGTCGGGAGTTGCGCTTTTTTAGAAGTTTTTAAAAGGCGGCCGCTTTTTAAAAAGGTGtcgttctttttccttttcccttttcccatagggttgcatgtaaaaaaggcgctggcagctgaaaaaagaagtcaagtgtgaacacGGCCTAAGGAAAGcctctgtccatggtgctgaaaacGCGCAAAACAAGTGTTACTAGTGGTGAGTAGAAAATTGAAAGGATGTATTGACACACCTGTAtaatctttttctctgtttttttttttcaaagcaaaaATATGCAGCAATTTGCCACTTTGTGAAGTATGCTTTCATTGGCAAATACTtatggtatcatcttcaaaccTTCTTGGATGCTATATGGTCATAtaggacagatagacacacttgtttttcccactagccacccaggctatgctACTATGTACTTGTGTGGTCTGAGAAGACACTACGTCATCAATAGACACCAGTTAGAGTACTAGCCAGCTGTATCAGCATCAGtgtatcagtgccagctgtgcaCATTTTTTTAGACCAAAACCCCTTTCGGCTACTTTAGCCAAAACTCCACTcaaaggaatacacacacagctttctaaAACATCAGATCAAAGACAACAACGGGATGCAGTGAAATTAAAGTTTTATTGCCGCTTCTCTACATAATGAAATTGTTAGAGAGGGAGCCAGAATGGAGAGACTGGTCTTCATTCAGAGTCGTCTTCATGTCTGACTTAAGCTCCAATAACCTGAGGAGGGCAAAAAGggtgaggtcaaaggtcaaacataCAGAGCAATTCACATACAACTAGCACACAGGTCCTGCACAACAACTGAATGACTAACATGCACAATTTACATACGCAaagctgtgtgagtgtatgtacagtatacgtTTGTGTAGGGGGTGATGCATGTAAACAAGGGCTTACACTCCTGATCCAGCGCATGTGTGCAGACACGCGAGTGAACACAGTTGGCTTTCTCCTGATGTTGCATCCACGGCTGGAGCCGAAGCTGGTTACTCCGTGGACCACCCATCTCCTGCCCACAATGCAGTTCAGAGGACCACCAGAGTCTCCCTACAGCAACAGGACAAACAACAGGGTTCTGTTATGCGCCTTTGTTGGGCAATGTACAATAGAACCACAGTGTCACTGTGATCCAGCCATAGTTTGATGTGAAATTGAgaaaacataaataataatttcaagAAAATAAGACCCTTAATAGTTGCTGTGGTAGTACAAGCTGACTTCAACTAATGCTGATGTTAAAACATTTAATTGTAAGGAACACACAATGACAAGCAGAATAACTGACCTACATGCATTGCTTCCActattaaagtggcattatgtagtaattgtacttcagggttagggttaggataagcagttttaccttaaaacagcttaaaaaaaattggggcgctacaatgacttttaatatgaagAATCGCCACTGTGCCATTCCCATACCAGGGTCtataggcatattactgcgttatactgtctgccgaactagtaagtagcttatttgccgtcttactttgtcttgtgttgcacttgcttgatgtttggctgtgttaggacagttgttgactaactagtttgtcatagtgtcaaagtaagcacatgtcaagaggtttcgctagttttagccgctagcatctcgttagcgattagcaattcctccgttatgctgctttaagaTGTCAAATCTCTCCCACCCGGCAGCTTTTACGGCATGTGCCCCAGAAAGTTAAGTGAACACGGTGACCACTATGTCAAATCAGTCAAAAGATGCTGTTATCTGAAATCCTTCATCTGCAACCAGatgtacatttactgtaaattaaatcTGAAAAAGGGAACGCTTACCTGGCATCCTGAGCGTCTGCCATCTCCTCCAGCGCACACCATGGAGCTCTTCACTGTGCTTCCCCACCAGCTTCGGCGTCTACACACGCGATGGCTGACGATGGGCAGGTAGGCATACTTCAACAGGTTTGAAATTCTTCCTCTGGCTGCACACGGgaacagagaaagtgagattcAAGAAAGCGGTACTGTTTTAGATAACCATCACGATGAGGTAAAGGCTGAGGATGCCTTAGGCAGTCTTCTAGGGCAGCATTGCTCTTAAAAGCCAATGGAACAAAAACGACCTTCTAGTCTTGCTACTGGATTACTGGtgtaaccctctctctcgctatccaACGGCCCGCTgctactctgcgttgtgtttgaCAGTTGGTTTAGGTTAGCGGGTGGTTGGGCTCACCAAGGAATTGACACGGGAGATGAGGTGGTTTGAAATAGTGGCGAGATTTATTGTTTCCAGCACAGCATCCTAGAGAATTGATTGCGATCATCAAAGATAAAATGGCATCCTAGGCAAAACACGGGTTATCAGAAGGtacaaaatgaattaacagGTCTGCGAGATTTATTGTTTCTAATGTCTgatcatttgtttatttgaattAATTTGGTACCTTCTGATAACCCGTAGTGTTTCTGATAACCCGTGTTTTGCCTAGGACACCTTTTTATCTTTAATGTTCGCGATCAATTCTCTAGGATGCTGTGCTGGAAACAATAAATCTTGTAGACCTGTTGAATGGCACATACACTGCCTTACACTGGCAATGATAAAAGTATTATAAATCTGAAATGCTTCTTTATTGATtgatttctctcttttattggAAGTTTAACCCGCTATAACAGACAGAGAACTTATGACTCATTACACTGCACTGCATGTTACCTACATTCCATAAATAATTTAGTTTAGAATAGCACAGCATTCATCACTTATCAGTAGCAGCACATTGACATGCTATGGTTGCAGAGTTATTATACttgtaagattcatgatcaagcagctgctgtgaccaccaaaagttggccagcagaatatcccaaatggttatcttatcatggtcacaaaggaaaggtccccacactggatttgcacagacacctggggtcaagaagcaaactgaggtgtgagtgactgcaattaatcatagtatgggaatgggggaggccattgagaaccatctcagtcagagaaaccagattatcatacagaacaacaaaagattgccagacctgtttgcattacaagcctagctcatttacattactaggaggtgtcttaaaacagtatatatggctagaattggagatgcttgtggttcagacctacaccgctgaatccggagtatgttctacgtgcttcgttactgcactttactggaataaagattgctgcatcagaaacaaagaaacttccttcatttcttacatactgtatatacccaaACCATAATACTAAATATCCATCTAAATACCACATATCAGTGCACTGTTACCCATGTTGTATcatacttacatttacattttacatttagtcatttagcagacgcttttatccaaagcgagatctagtgtaacaataaatactactttacataagaaataacaAAAGTgaaggaatgtaactactgtaagtgcgactTAAGtgctagttagaggagatagcattagaagAAGGATAAGGAGGggaaaaggaagggagaggaagtgcaagttaggaggTGTGCTCTGAAGAGTTTGGTCTTCAAGAgtttcttaaaggtagagagggatgcccatgctctggtagtgctaggcaaaATACTGTGATATacttatgtatatatgtaattGTGTAATTACAATATGACAAGACCAGCAGCACACTTACTTGATGTAAGTCCCCAGCCGGAGACCCAGCATCTGTTTCCATGACGGAGCACCCGATTGGCTCGAGGCAGTATGGCCAACCTCACGTAGCGGTTCAGTGTAGCGAATGAAGAGAGGCGCAGCAGGGCAATGTcattgctgggggggggggggggtgttagtgtTTCTAAACAGTAAATTGATATAATTGGAACAAACAGTGTTTAGTGGTGGAACTTGAGAACCAGTAGTACTGACCCAGAAGCCAAGCCTTTTCTCCAACCAGGGTGAAGGTAGATGCCAGAAACACCTAAGGACTGCTCCCTGCGGCTCTGCTTGTTGAGGTCACGCTCACCAGCGACCACACGATAGGTCTTGAGACTGAGGTACCACATAAGCAAAACCCAAACTCAGTCCATAATGAATTTACAGGAGACCCAACATACATAAACTACGAGTGACGAGGAGTGCCAGATTAAAACAAAGGAGCCCTTAGCCCTGCTCAGAGTCTTTGCTCTAGCTGCTAAGCCATACCTATCCACGCAGTGAGCTGCAGTCATCACCCAGTTCCTCTTGACCAGAAACCCTCCACAGATGTGGCGGGACCTACTGCCAGACCTGACTTGGAGAGAGATCTGAGAATAAAAAAGATTGTGTTACCGGATCTATCTGTCCTACAGGGAggttggagagagtgagagtgctgTAGATGTCCTGTAGATTGTTTGTCAGTTACCTGCCAAGTCCAGAGACTGGAACTGGATACACTACCACCTACAACCCTCTTCTCAATGGAAGTCTTGGAATCAGCTGGCACCACAGAGACATGGACACAAAGCAGTGCATGTATAACTACTGTTAAATTGCAGTTTGGGACAGGACAAGTCTACAAGTCCTAGAAACATGTTTTCACCGCTGGTATCATGGGAACTCACCGGAAGGCTTGGTCTCAACTAAGCCACTAGTAAGTGCCTTACCCAAGGCCTCTTCCAACTCGGCTGGGGCTGCAGAGAAATCACAGCAAAGAATGCTGCTTAAAAAAACCCACTTCAGAACAGCTCTTCTCAACTCACCAGAGTGGAGACAGGAAACTGCACCACAAACTTTTcatttcaccccccccccccccccccctatagaGAGTTCCACAGCACAGTCTTACTGCCCATGCATGTGGTCAGAGAGGGACCCACCTGGAGTGTCAGCAGGGGTCTCTTCTTtctcagcatcatcatcatcaccaccatccagGGCTTCACTGTCCTCCCCCTGCAACTCAtccacctctgcacacacattaatgcacaACACTCACAGCTCAGAGTAATGCCCttgatatatgtatgtgtttgtgtgtgtgtgtgtttgtgtgtgtgtgtgtgtgtgtgtgtgtgtgtgtgtgtgtgtgtgtgtgtgtgtgtgtgtgtgtgtgtgtgtgtgtgtgtgtgtgtgtgtgttgtggtgtgtgtgtgtgtgtgtgtgtgtgtgtgtgtgtgtgtgtgtgtgtgtgtgtgtgtgtgtgtgtgtgtgtgtgttgaaacgaTTTGTTTCttacttattttattttttagtgATTTTTCATCATTTGTGTTCTCTGAAAGCACTCTATAGAATTTGAGATCTAAATTTTACAGAAAGTCCATGACAACAGAGGGACAGGCAAACACAAGGATCTCAAGAGGGAACCTTGGTCATGGCATCAACACAACTGGACACACAAGATCTCACCTGCAGTGTCATCCTCAGC
The window above is part of the Clupea harengus unplaced genomic scaffold, Ch_v2.0.2, whole genome shotgun sequence genome. Proteins encoded here:
- the LOC122131721 gene encoding elastase-1-like, with translation MATQELLKTMDVTLNGALAKSEDIATDSPAEKQEEEVADALGDDDEEAEDDDDDDAAAADTPEPAGFDEEVTDALAEDDTAEVDELQGEDSEALDGGDDDDAEKEETPADTPAPAELEEALGKALTSGLVETKPSADSKTSIEKRVVGGSVSSSSLWTWQISLQVRSGSRSRHICGGFLVKRNWVMTAAHCVDSLKTYRVVAGERDLNKQSRREQSLGVSGIYLHPGWRKGLASGNDIALLRLSSFATLNRYVRLAILPRANRVLRHGNRCWVSGWGLTSTRGRISNLLKYAYLPIVSHRVCRRRSWWGSTVKSSMVCAGGDGRRSGCQGDSGGPLNCIVGRRWVVHGVTSFGSSRGCNIRRKPTVFTRVSAHMRWIRSVIGA